A genome region from Trichocoleus sp. includes the following:
- a CDS encoding CoA-acylating methylmalonate-semialdehyde dehydrogenase: MSQASLPILPNYINGEWSVSSATEFLEVMNPATAEPIAKVPLSPKEEVDRVAQIAHEAFQSWRRVPAPQRVQYLFKLKNLMEEEFEELARTVTIECGKTLDESKGEMRRAIENVETACGIPMMMQGTNSEDIATGIDEHLFRQPLGVAAVIAPFNFPGMIPFWFMPYAIACGNTYIVKPSERVPLTMQKVFQLLDRAGLPKGVINLVNGSKEAVDAILDHPLIRAISFVGSSPVARYVYSRAAANGKRVQCQGGAKNPVIVLPDADMDMTTRITADSAFGCAGQRCLAASVAITVGAAKQTYTESIAHAAATRVVGNGLETGVQMGPVITSQSRERIEQLIQQGANEGAKVLVDGRSPQISGYEQGHFVKPTLLQDVDPQSEIARTEIFGPVLSLIHLETIDDAIALINSGQYGNMACLFTNSGAAARKFRYEAEAGNIGINIGVAAPMAFFPFSGWKESFFGDLHGQGQHAIEFFTQTKVVVERWFKDWSRQF, encoded by the coding sequence ATGTCTCAAGCCAGTCTGCCCATCCTGCCTAATTACATCAATGGTGAATGGTCTGTCTCCAGCGCCACCGAATTTCTGGAGGTCATGAATCCGGCAACTGCTGAACCAATCGCTAAAGTGCCGCTCTCACCGAAAGAAGAAGTCGATCGAGTGGCTCAGATTGCCCATGAGGCGTTTCAGTCTTGGCGACGGGTTCCGGCTCCGCAGCGAGTGCAGTATTTGTTCAAGCTGAAAAACTTGATGGAAGAGGAGTTTGAAGAACTGGCGCGAACGGTGACGATCGAATGTGGCAAAACGCTGGATGAGTCAAAAGGCGAGATGCGACGAGCGATCGAAAATGTGGAAACGGCTTGCGGCATTCCGATGATGATGCAGGGAACGAACTCAGAAGACATTGCCACAGGGATAGATGAACATCTGTTTCGGCAACCTCTGGGTGTGGCAGCCGTGATCGCTCCCTTCAACTTTCCGGGAATGATTCCTTTCTGGTTTATGCCCTATGCGATCGCTTGCGGCAATACCTACATTGTTAAACCTTCAGAGCGTGTGCCTCTGACGATGCAAAAGGTATTTCAACTGCTCGATCGCGCTGGGCTGCCCAAAGGCGTGATCAATCTGGTGAACGGCAGCAAAGAAGCAGTAGACGCAATTCTAGATCATCCACTCATCCGGGCAATTAGCTTTGTGGGATCCAGCCCAGTCGCGCGATATGTCTACAGCCGGGCAGCGGCGAATGGTAAGCGGGTGCAGTGTCAGGGAGGTGCAAAAAATCCGGTGATCGTTCTGCCGGATGCCGATATGGACATGACCACGCGCATTACCGCAGATAGCGCTTTTGGCTGCGCCGGACAAAGATGTTTAGCTGCTTCTGTGGCAATTACCGTGGGAGCCGCAAAACAGACCTACACCGAATCGATCGCCCATGCCGCAGCCACTCGCGTCGTCGGGAACGGTTTAGAAACAGGTGTCCAGATGGGTCCTGTGATCACGTCTCAAAGCCGAGAACGAATTGAACAACTGATCCAGCAAGGAGCGAATGAGGGAGCAAAAGTATTAGTTGATGGTCGATCGCCCCAGATCTCTGGATACGAACAGGGACATTTTGTGAAGCCAACGCTTTTACAGGATGTTGATCCCCAGAGCGAAATTGCCCGCACTGAAATCTTTGGTCCCGTTCTCAGCCTGATTCACTTAGAAACGATCGATGATGCGATTGCTTTAATCAACAGCGGTCAATACGGCAACATGGCTTGTTTGTTTACCAATAGCGGCGCAGCCGCCCGCAAGTTTCGCTATGAGGCAGAAGCAGGTAATATCGGCATTAATATTGGCGTTGCGGCTCCAATGGCATTCTTTCCGTTTAGCGGCTGGAAGGAAAGCTTTTTTGGAGATCTGCATGGACAGGGACAACATGCGATCGAGTTTTTCACGCAAACAAAAGTGGTGGTGGAACGCTGGTTTAAGGATTGGTCACGCCAGTTTTAG
- a CDS encoding alkene reductase yields MSSDLKLLTPIKVGRYELPNRMVMAPLTRNRATTGDVPHELNARYYAQRASAGLIVTEASQVTPQGKGYPATPGIYSPEQIAGWKQVTKAVHDKGGRIFLQLWHVGRISHPVLQPNGELPVAPSAIAPQGMASTYEGEKPFVTPRALELDEIPGIIEAYRQGAANALEAGFDGVEIHGANGYLLDQFLQDGSNHRTDEYGGSIENRARLLLEVTEAVVGVWGGDRVGIRLSPTGTFNDMSDSDSKALFTYVVDALNRFNLAYLHLVEPRWINPETRDKLQDLGAHFFRSIYKGILVSAGGYDRETGNAVLAAGDADLIAYGRWFISNPDLPERFATNAPLNPYDRSTFYGGDERGYTDYPSLELQAV; encoded by the coding sequence ATGAGTTCAGACCTGAAACTGCTCACCCCCATCAAAGTTGGTCGCTATGAACTGCCGAATCGCATGGTGATGGCTCCGCTAACTCGAAACCGAGCCACAACGGGAGACGTGCCGCATGAATTGAATGCACGCTACTACGCTCAACGGGCTTCGGCAGGGCTGATTGTCACTGAAGCTTCCCAGGTCACTCCGCAGGGCAAAGGTTATCCAGCGACTCCCGGCATTTATTCCCCTGAGCAAATTGCAGGCTGGAAGCAGGTTACAAAAGCAGTTCACGACAAAGGCGGACGGATCTTTCTGCAGCTCTGGCACGTCGGACGCATCTCTCATCCTGTTTTGCAGCCAAACGGCGAACTCCCTGTTGCACCCAGCGCAATTGCTCCTCAGGGTATGGCAAGCACCTACGAAGGCGAAAAGCCCTTTGTGACGCCTCGCGCGCTCGAATTAGATGAAATTCCTGGCATCATTGAGGCATACCGTCAGGGCGCAGCCAATGCCCTGGAAGCCGGGTTTGATGGTGTAGAAATTCATGGTGCAAACGGCTATTTGCTCGATCAGTTCCTTCAGGATGGCTCAAACCATCGCACGGATGAATATGGTGGATCGATCGAAAATCGGGCGCGCTTGCTGCTAGAAGTCACAGAAGCTGTCGTTGGTGTGTGGGGCGGCGATCGAGTGGGGATTCGCCTCTCGCCCACAGGCACATTCAACGATATGTCTGACTCAGACTCAAAAGCGCTGTTCACCTATGTTGTGGATGCGCTCAATCGCTTTAATCTGGCATACCTTCATTTAGTTGAGCCGCGCTGGATTAATCCCGAAACAAGAGACAAATTACAAGACTTGGGCGCTCATTTCTTCCGATCGATCTACAAAGGCATTTTGGTGAGCGCAGGTGGCTACGATCGGGAAACAGGAAACGCCGTTTTGGCAGCCGGAGATGCTGATCTAATCGCCTACGGCAGATGGTTTATCTCAAACCCAGATCTGCCAGAGCGCTTCGCTACAAATGCCCCGCTCAACCCCTACGATCGATCGACCTTCTATGGTGGAGACGAGCGAGGCTACACAGACTATCCTTCTCTGGAGCTTCAGGCTGTTTAA
- a CDS encoding DUF2808 domain-containing protein — protein MQFSRSLNPTIIALSIALGAVPFFSQSPLQAQETQTVDRPASFTQPPRLLTIESSEKQVAASRATYFFTLNMPENAGSGLGQITINQRDADNFLRQIDYRSEDTRAFTGTANDRGTDIPIADTTYNEDDHTLTVRFAEPVAPGTSVTIALRPRRNPRMQGVYLFGVTAFPANNTENGQFLGYGRLTFYGNDSSVFPGM, from the coding sequence ATGCAATTTTCTCGATCGCTTAACCCTACAATCATTGCTTTATCGATTGCATTGGGAGCCGTTCCCTTCTTTAGTCAAAGTCCACTTCAGGCACAAGAAACTCAAACCGTCGATCGTCCTGCCTCTTTCACGCAGCCACCTCGTTTACTGACGATCGAAAGCTCGGAAAAACAAGTTGCAGCCAGCAGAGCAACCTATTTCTTCACGCTTAACATGCCAGAAAATGCTGGCTCCGGATTAGGACAGATCACGATTAATCAGCGAGATGCAGATAATTTTCTGCGGCAAATTGACTACCGCTCAGAAGACACTCGCGCTTTTACGGGAACTGCCAACGATCGCGGCACAGATATCCCGATCGCCGACACAACCTACAACGAAGATGATCACACCCTGACCGTTCGATTTGCTGAACCCGTTGCTCCAGGAACCTCCGTCACGATCGCGCTTCGCCCCAGACGCAACCCCCGAATGCAGGGCGTGTATTTGTTTGGTGTCACAGCATTTCCGGCAAACAACACCGAAAACGGGCAATTCCTCGGTTATGGGCGACTCACCTTCTACGGCAACGACAGCTCCGTTTTTCCAGGGATGTAA
- a CDS encoding metalloregulator ArsR/SmtB family transcription factor → MPNSHSKSPNPSASIAPTDTEQRAKIFAALADPTRLRIVELLAGVAGELSGSEIASQAEISLALFCHHSKILLEAGLIQTRKDGQTKYHRLNRSILTDCFSSLVDSV, encoded by the coding sequence ATGCCCAACAGCCATAGCAAATCTCCCAATCCATCTGCCTCGATCGCCCCAACGGATACTGAGCAACGAGCCAAGATTTTTGCTGCCCTGGCAGATCCAACTCGCCTCCGCATTGTCGAACTTTTAGCAGGAGTGGCAGGCGAACTGAGCGGCTCTGAGATTGCAAGTCAGGCAGAAATTAGCCTTGCCCTTTTTTGTCATCATTCCAAGATTTTGCTGGAAGCAGGATTAATTCAAACTCGCAAAGACGGGCAAACGAAATATCACAGATTGAATCGATCGATTTTGACAGACTGTTTTTCAAGTCTGGTTGATTCCGTCTAA
- a CDS encoding sulfate/molybdate ABC transporter ATP-binding protein: MGIVVENVSKRFDDFHAVDQVSLEIKTGSLVALLGPSGSGKSTLLRLIAGLEAPDTGRILLTGTDATHQSVQERNIGFVFQHYALFKHLTVRKNIAFGLEIQKPPKPKSKIKARVEELLELVQLSGLGDRYPSQLSGGQRQRVALARALAVEPKVLLLDEPFGALDAMVRKDLRVWLRRLHDEVHVTTVFVTHDQEEAMEVSDEIVVMNQGRVEQVGTPAEIYDHPATSFVMSFIGPVNVLPSSSHIFQANGFDSPHPEVFLRPHDVLIDITPNGNSTPARVNRVIHMGWEIQAELMLDDGQVVNAHLTRERFDELQLEPQKRVYVKPKEAKAFPIYYSI; this comes from the coding sequence GTGGGCATTGTTGTTGAAAACGTATCGAAGCGATTTGATGATTTCCATGCGGTTGATCAGGTCAGCTTGGAGATCAAAACGGGGTCATTGGTGGCGTTGCTTGGTCCTTCTGGTTCTGGAAAATCTACCTTACTCCGGCTCATTGCAGGCTTAGAAGCGCCTGATACGGGACGAATCCTGTTGACGGGCACAGACGCAACCCATCAGAGTGTTCAGGAACGAAACATCGGTTTTGTGTTTCAGCACTATGCTCTGTTCAAGCATTTGACCGTGAGGAAAAACATTGCTTTTGGGCTGGAAATTCAAAAACCACCGAAGCCTAAATCTAAAATTAAAGCCAGAGTGGAAGAACTGCTGGAGCTAGTGCAGTTATCGGGATTGGGCGATCGATATCCCTCCCAGCTTTCCGGTGGGCAGCGACAGCGGGTTGCTTTAGCCAGAGCATTAGCCGTTGAGCCGAAAGTGTTGTTGCTGGATGAACCCTTTGGCGCGCTGGATGCCATGGTGCGAAAAGATCTGCGCGTCTGGTTGCGCCGCTTACATGATGAAGTCCACGTTACGACCGTCTTTGTAACGCATGACCAAGAAGAGGCAATGGAAGTCTCGGATGAAATTGTGGTGATGAATCAGGGACGAGTCGAACAAGTCGGGACACCTGCCGAAATTTATGACCATCCGGCAACCTCTTTTGTCATGAGCTTTATTGGCCCAGTGAACGTTCTGCCCAGCAGTTCACACATTTTCCAGGCAAATGGCTTCGACTCCCCGCATCCCGAAGTTTTCCTGCGCCCCCATGATGTCCTGATTGATATCACTCCTAACGGCAACTCGACGCCAGCCAGAGTTAATCGCGTCATTCACATGGGCTGGGAAATTCAGGCAGAACTGATGCTAGATGATGGTCAGGTCGTTAATGCTCACCTCACCCGTGAACGTTTCGACGAACTCCAGCTTGAACCACAAAAGCGAGTTTACGTCAAACCGAAGGAAGCAAAGGCATTCCCGATCTATTACTCAATTTAG
- a CDS encoding ABC transporter substrate-binding protein, with the protein MRQLGFSSRVFGFSRSRRRLLQWLGLFGLCLALAVSCGRSQNTASNPATTSTNGGSEGGRVTLGTTLPVRTLDPADAYELFPGILLYNLGDRLYSYKPGTTELEPQLATALPEISSDGLTYKISLREGVKFHDGTPLDAEAMAFSINRFIQNGGRPAFLLSDRVSSVEATGANEITIKLKEPFAAFPALLAFSGLTPVSPKAYEAGSGKFKPNTFVGTGPYKLAQFAPDSVRLDANPDYWGEKPANQGIDIQIISSAANLYNTFRTGGLDVAYQTLDPEQIRSLVDGAKQGGWQVVEAGTNVINYMVLNQKDKPLDNVKVRQAIAAMIDRKLIVDRVFQGQAEPLYSLIPNTFPIYKPVFQEKFGDGDMEKAKALLQEAGISESNPLDLQIWYSSSSTTRNLVASTLKASIEQKLPGLVKVKLDSVETATLFGNLDKGTYPTVLLDWYPDFYDADTFVQPFLTCDKGSPTTGCQEGQSQSGGSFYYSDRANKLVQQQRSEQDPKTRDQALTQLQDLTAEDVPYIPLWQTKDYVFAKGNIQGVSIQPTQQFLLWQIKK; encoded by the coding sequence ATGCGTCAGTTGGGTTTCTCATCTAGAGTTTTTGGGTTTAGCCGATCGCGTCGTCGGCTGTTGCAGTGGCTTGGTTTGTTTGGCTTGTGTTTGGCTTTGGCAGTGAGCTGTGGTCGATCGCAAAATACGGCTTCTAATCCGGCAACCACTTCAACCAATGGTGGATCAGAGGGTGGGCGAGTCACGCTGGGGACAACTTTACCCGTGCGAACGCTTGATCCAGCAGATGCCTACGAACTGTTTCCGGGTATCTTGCTCTATAACCTGGGCGATCGGCTCTACAGCTACAAACCTGGCACAACAGAACTGGAACCACAACTCGCAACTGCCCTACCTGAAATTAGCAGTGATGGCTTAACTTACAAGATTTCATTGCGAGAGGGCGTCAAGTTTCACGATGGTACGCCGTTGGATGCCGAAGCAATGGCTTTTTCAATCAATCGCTTTATTCAAAACGGGGGTCGTCCGGCATTTTTACTGTCCGATCGCGTGAGTTCGGTGGAGGCAACAGGCGCAAATGAGATCACGATTAAGCTCAAAGAACCTTTTGCCGCTTTTCCAGCCCTGCTTGCCTTTTCCGGCTTAACCCCGGTTTCTCCCAAAGCTTATGAAGCGGGTTCTGGCAAGTTCAAACCCAATACTTTTGTTGGCACAGGACCTTATAAACTGGCTCAGTTTGCACCCGATTCAGTGCGTTTGGATGCCAATCCTGATTACTGGGGCGAAAAACCAGCAAATCAAGGCATTGATATCCAGATCATCAGCAGTGCCGCAAACCTATATAACACGTTCCGCACAGGCGGTTTAGACGTAGCATATCAAACGCTTGACCCTGAACAGATTCGCAGCCTTGTAGATGGTGCAAAGCAGGGTGGCTGGCAGGTGGTTGAAGCAGGCACGAACGTCATTAATTACATGGTGCTGAACCAGAAAGACAAGCCACTGGATAATGTCAAAGTCCGGCAAGCAATCGCCGCCATGATCGATCGCAAACTGATTGTCGATCGCGTCTTCCAGGGACAAGCCGAACCACTTTATAGCCTGATTCCTAACACCTTCCCGATCTACAAGCCCGTTTTCCAGGAGAAATTTGGCGATGGGGATATGGAGAAAGCGAAAGCGCTCCTGCAAGAAGCCGGAATTTCAGAGAGCAATCCACTTGATTTACAAATCTGGTATTCCTCTAGTTCCACGACTCGCAATCTCGTTGCCAGTACTTTGAAAGCGTCGATCGAACAAAAGCTTCCCGGTTTGGTCAAGGTCAAACTGGACAGCGTTGAAACAGCAACCCTATTTGGCAATTTGGATAAAGGGACTTATCCTACTGTTCTGCTGGACTGGTATCCCGACTTCTATGACGCAGATACCTTCGTTCAACCCTTCCTTACCTGCGACAAAGGCTCCCCAACTACAGGTTGTCAGGAAGGTCAAAGTCAATCTGGCGGCTCTTTCTACTACAGCGATCGAGCCAATAAGCTGGTTCAACAGCAGCGCAGCGAACAAGACCCCAAAACCCGCGACCAGGCTTTAACTCAACTGCAAGACCTGACTGCTGAAGACGTTCCTTACATCCCCCTCTGGCAGACCAAGGATTATGTTTTTGCCAAAGGCAATATTCAGGGTGTTAGCATCCAGCCGACGCAGCAGTTTCTTTTGTGGCAGATCAAAAAATAA
- a CDS encoding DUF2267 domain-containing protein, translated as MKYDEFIKHVQSFAQLDSRETARNVSRGVLETIAERIVGNESHQLAAQLPAPLSDYLEGHEGQDGNPFSLREFYQRVSQKLDIDPIEAADYARAVFAVLNSAVTPGEFADFRANFSKDYEELFAAPGKV; from the coding sequence ATGAAATACGACGAATTCATTAAGCACGTCCAAAGTTTTGCTCAGCTCGATTCGCGTGAAACTGCTCGAAATGTCAGCCGTGGTGTCTTAGAAACGATCGCGGAACGAATTGTGGGCAACGAATCGCACCAGTTAGCCGCACAACTGCCTGCCCCCCTATCCGACTATCTCGAAGGACATGAGGGACAGGACGGCAATCCCTTCTCGTTGCGGGAGTTTTATCAGCGCGTCAGCCAGAAGCTCGACATCGACCCGATCGAGGCAGCCGATTATGCCAGAGCTGTGTTTGCAGTGCTCAACTCAGCAGTGACACCTGGCGAATTTGCTGATTTCCGGGCAAACTTCTCCAAAGATTATGAGGAGTTGTTTGCGGCTCCTGGCAAAGTTTAG
- a CDS encoding S41 family peptidase produces the protein MTRQAGYYRYPTIGGDRAIFVCEDDLWAVPIAGGIAVRLTANLGEVSHPFLSPDGQKLAFTGREEGHSEVYCMPAAGGEATRLTFTGGAKVAGWTPEGKIVFISTVGQPFRHLTHLYTIDPAGGLPEQLSFGMAQSISFGNPGVVIGRNTSDPARWKRYRGGTVGVLWIDPIGDGNFRKLIDINGNLACPMWVDDRIYFISDHEGIGNLYSCTPEGEDLRTETDHKEYYVRNATTDGQHIVYHAGADLFCFDPQARTSAPIAVQFHSPRVQRQRKFVDPYEFLDGYDLHPEGHATVVTTRGKGFAFSNWEGAVMPLGVPESGRYRLIRWLNDKKRLVAVSDRTGAEALEILSPELGAEPEILEGWDIGRVNSLEVSPVKDQIILTNHRHELVWIDLAKRERRMLDRSDFALIQGFCWSPDGEWVAYSCAETQLTFSIKVCRIADGTTYQITPPRFRDVNPAFDPGGKFLYFLSVRDFNPVYDSIYFDLGFPKGMRPFLIALKKDTPNPFVQQSKLLNGSAANGTNGKKEEASEAKAEAKAESSQDEPNQQTEAKSESNKPAEQKVKPIEIDFEGIERRVLGFPVAEGRYQQIRGVEGKVLFTSFPVTGSLERRSNGEEGKGTLELYDFEAQKQERLACEVTSFRVARDHKTIVYRSGYRLRVCSTNPQDKERAREEEPGRKSGWLDLRRVRVSVVPAQEWQQMFREIWRLQQQHFWTADMSGVDWDRVYDRYQPLLDRVSTRSEFSDLIWEMQGELGTSHAYEYGGDYRNEPDYRLGFLGADFAYDAEAKGYRVKHIVRGDSWNEQDSPLNQVGLNIQEGDVLLAVNGQRVSRHRSPQELLVHQSGCEVNLSFAGTNPGETRTIAVKTLRDETYVRYREWVECNHEIVTRASDGKIGYLHIPNMGAWGYAEFHRYYFAEVHKQGLIVDVRYNGGGHVSQLLLEKLARQRLGYDVPRWGKPEPYPSDSVLGPIVALTDEHAGSDGDIFSHCFKLMKLGKLIGKRTWGGVIGISPSHWLADHSVVTQPEYSFWFKDVGWGVENYGTDPDIEVEITPQDCAEAKDPQLEKAIEVILTQLQQNPVALPTFGDRPYLPLP, from the coding sequence ATGACTAGGCAGGCTGGCTATTATCGGTATCCGACCATTGGTGGCGATCGCGCTATTTTTGTTTGTGAAGATGATTTGTGGGCTGTGCCGATCGCAGGTGGAATTGCGGTTCGGTTGACGGCAAATTTGGGCGAGGTCAGTCATCCTTTTCTTTCACCAGATGGGCAAAAACTGGCATTCACCGGGCGGGAAGAAGGACATTCTGAGGTGTACTGTATGCCTGCGGCAGGCGGAGAAGCAACCCGTCTCACCTTCACGGGAGGAGCCAAAGTTGCAGGTTGGACACCTGAAGGCAAAATTGTTTTTATCAGCACAGTTGGGCAGCCTTTTCGCCACTTAACCCATCTGTATACGATCGATCCGGCAGGGGGTTTGCCAGAGCAGCTATCGTTTGGCATGGCGCAGAGCATTAGCTTCGGTAATCCTGGTGTGGTGATTGGTCGCAATACTTCTGATCCGGCTCGCTGGAAACGCTATCGCGGCGGTACGGTTGGGGTTCTTTGGATTGATCCGATCGGGGATGGCAATTTCCGCAAGCTGATCGATATCAACGGCAATCTTGCCTGTCCGATGTGGGTAGACGATCGAATTTATTTCATCTCGGATCACGAAGGGATTGGTAACCTCTATTCCTGTACGCCAGAAGGCGAGGATCTGCGAACCGAAACTGACCACAAAGAATATTACGTCCGCAACGCCACAACCGATGGACAGCATATTGTCTATCATGCTGGAGCCGATCTGTTTTGCTTTGATCCGCAAGCTCGCACTTCAGCGCCGATCGCAGTGCAGTTTCATAGCCCTAGAGTTCAACGGCAGCGCAAGTTTGTCGATCCTTACGAATTTCTCGATGGCTACGATCTGCATCCAGAAGGACATGCAACCGTTGTCACCACACGCGGCAAAGGATTTGCCTTCAGCAATTGGGAAGGGGCAGTCATGCCGCTAGGTGTGCCAGAGTCAGGACGATATCGGCTGATTCGCTGGCTGAATGATAAAAAACGACTGGTAGCAGTGAGCGATCGAACCGGAGCCGAGGCACTGGAAATTCTTAGTCCAGAACTAGGAGCAGAACCAGAAATCTTGGAGGGCTGGGATATTGGGCGAGTCAATAGCCTGGAAGTTTCTCCTGTCAAAGATCAAATTATTTTGACGAATCATCGGCATGAACTGGTCTGGATTGATTTAGCAAAGCGAGAAAGGCGAATGCTCGATCGCAGCGACTTTGCGCTGATTCAAGGCTTTTGCTGGTCGCCCGATGGAGAATGGGTTGCTTATAGCTGCGCCGAGACACAGTTAACCTTCTCGATTAAGGTTTGTCGCATTGCTGACGGCACAACCTATCAAATTACGCCGCCCCGCTTCCGTGATGTCAATCCGGCTTTTGATCCAGGCGGCAAGTTCCTCTATTTCCTCTCTGTCCGTGACTTTAACCCCGTTTACGACAGCATCTATTTCGACTTGGGTTTCCCCAAAGGAATGCGCCCGTTCCTGATCGCTCTGAAAAAAGACACACCAAATCCGTTTGTGCAGCAATCAAAGTTGCTCAATGGCTCTGCTGCCAATGGGACGAACGGCAAGAAAGAAGAGGCATCTGAGGCAAAAGCTGAGGCAAAAGCTGAATCAAGTCAGGATGAGCCAAACCAGCAGACCGAGGCAAAGTCTGAATCGAATAAACCAGCCGAGCAAAAAGTCAAACCGATCGAAATCGACTTTGAAGGCATTGAACGACGGGTTCTGGGCTTCCCCGTTGCAGAAGGTCGTTATCAGCAAATTCGAGGGGTTGAGGGCAAGGTGCTGTTTACTTCTTTCCCGGTGACAGGGAGTTTAGAGCGGCGATCGAACGGCGAAGAGGGTAAAGGCACGCTCGAACTTTACGACTTTGAGGCACAGAAGCAGGAGCGTTTAGCTTGTGAGGTAACAAGTTTCCGGGTTGCCAGAGATCATAAAACGATCGTCTATCGCTCTGGGTATCGACTACGCGTTTGCTCTACGAATCCGCAAGACAAAGAACGGGCAAGAGAAGAAGAACCAGGACGGAAAAGTGGCTGGCTCGATTTACGCCGGGTGCGCGTTTCGGTGGTTCCGGCTCAAGAATGGCAGCAGATGTTTCGGGAAATTTGGCGGTTGCAGCAGCAGCACTTCTGGACAGCAGATATGTCTGGTGTTGATTGGGATCGGGTTTATGACCGCTATCAACCTTTGCTCGATCGCGTTTCCACTCGCTCCGAATTCTCTGATCTGATCTGGGAGATGCAGGGTGAACTGGGAACCTCTCACGCCTATGAATATGGTGGCGACTACCGCAATGAACCTGACTATCGGCTGGGCTTCCTGGGAGCTGATTTTGCCTATGACGCTGAAGCAAAAGGCTATCGGGTGAAGCATATCGTTCGTGGCGATTCCTGGAATGAGCAGGATTCTCCCTTAAATCAAGTGGGTCTCAATATACAGGAAGGGGATGTGCTGCTGGCGGTGAATGGGCAGCGCGTCAGCCGACATCGATCGCCTCAAGAGCTACTGGTGCATCAATCTGGCTGTGAGGTGAATCTCTCCTTTGCTGGAACCAATCCAGGCGAAACTCGCACGATCGCTGTGAAAACCCTGCGCGACGAAACCTATGTCCGCTATCGGGAATGGGTTGAATGCAACCACGAAATTGTGACCAGAGCCAGTGATGGCAAAATCGGCTATTTGCACATTCCTAATATGGGCGCATGGGGCTATGCAGAGTTTCATCGCTACTATTTTGCCGAAGTCCACAAGCAGGGCTTAATTGTTGATGTGCGCTATAACGGCGGCGGTCATGTCTCTCAGCTTTTGCTGGAAAAACTGGCAAGGCAGCGACTCGGCTATGATGTACCGCGCTGGGGCAAACCCGAACCCTATCCCAGCGATTCTGTCTTGGGTCCGATCGTTGCTCTCACTGATGAACATGCCGGATCAGACGGAGACATTTTCAGCCATTGCTTCAAACTCATGAAATTGGGCAAACTGATCGGCAAGCGCACTTGGGGCGGAGTCATTGGCATTTCTCCAAGCCACTGGCTGGCAGATCATAGCGTCGTGACCCAACCCGAATATTCTTTCTGGTTCAAAGATGTGGGCTGGGGCGTAGAAAACTACGGCACTGATCCAGATATTGAAGTGGAGATTACGCCACAAGATTGTGCAGAAGCCAAAGATCCACAATTAGAAAAAGCGATCGAGGTGATCCTGACGCAACTCCAACAAAATCCTGTGGCACTGCCCACTTTTGGCGATCGCCCCTATTTACCGTTGCCCTAA
- the menA gene encoding 2-carboxy-1,4-naphthoquinone phytyltransferase encodes MTIKPIRYSGSSVPQAAKRKLWMAAIKPPMYSVAMMPIALGSAVAYADTQTFQAGIFWTFLVSAILILAWENLSNDVFDSETGIDRNKHHSLVNLTGNKLLIFWIGTACLLLGILGILSIAWWQQDWTILGIVLFCCALGYAYQGPPFRLGYHGLGEVLCFFSFGPLAVEAAYYSQTQSWSVTSLAASLILGISTSLILFCSHFHQVDDDLAAGKRSPIVRLGTRRAAQLLVWGSSSIFALTALFVGLGMFPVWTLCLFASLPAAFKLCRHVGKYYNQPDRVSNCKFLAVSLHFWSSLLLCLGFAL; translated from the coding sequence ATGACGATAAAGCCAATTCGATATTCCGGCTCATCTGTTCCGCAAGCGGCAAAGCGTAAGCTCTGGATGGCAGCCATCAAACCGCCCATGTATAGCGTGGCAATGATGCCGATCGCCCTTGGGAGTGCAGTCGCTTACGCCGATACCCAAACCTTTCAGGCAGGGATTTTCTGGACATTTTTAGTTTCAGCAATTTTAATTCTCGCTTGGGAAAACCTGAGCAATGATGTGTTCGACTCAGAAACGGGCATCGATCGCAACAAACATCACTCTCTGGTTAATCTCACCGGTAACAAGCTGCTGATTTTCTGGATCGGCACTGCCTGCCTGCTCTTGGGCATTTTGGGCATTCTGTCGATCGCGTGGTGGCAGCAAGATTGGACGATTTTGGGAATTGTCTTGTTCTGCTGTGCTCTGGGCTATGCCTACCAGGGACCACCTTTCCGCTTAGGTTATCACGGGCTAGGCGAAGTCCTTTGCTTCTTTAGCTTTGGTCCTTTAGCCGTTGAAGCTGCTTACTATAGCCAGACACAGTCCTGGTCGGTTACAAGCCTTGCTGCCTCGCTGATTTTGGGTATCAGCACCAGTTTGATTCTGTTCTGCTCTCATTTTCACCAAGTGGACGATGATCTGGCTGCGGGGAAACGATCGCCCATTGTTCGGTTAGGCACTCGTCGGGCTGCTCAATTGCTGGTTTGGGGCAGCAGTAGTATTTTTGCGTTGACGGCTCTGTTTGTGGGACTGGGAATGTTCCCTGTCTGGACGCTCTGTTTATTCGCGAGTCTGCCTGCGGCTTTCAAACTCTGCCGTCATGTGGGCAAGTATTATAACCAGCCCGATCGCGTCAGCAATTGTAAGTTTCTTGCCGTTTCGCTGCACTTCTGGAGTAGCTTATTACTCTGTCTAGGCTTTGCGCTTTAA